GAAATCTGCTGAAAATGCGGGAGAATAGGAAAGAAACTGATTTATTCTTCTTGCCTTGGTGTTGGTGGTATGAAACAGAAACCTCAGAGAAATAATGAATGGCTTCTTTTACTTCCTCAAAGCTCTCTGCAGAAACCAAACAGGTTAGAGTTTTTCTTCTAGCTTTACGTGTGGAATGGAATGCTTTATCCTGAAACGCTTATTATGTCTTTCAATGTCTCTTGCGTTGGTAAATAAAGAAAATATTTTTATTTATATATATGATGATGATGAATTGATGATGATGGTGGTGGCTATAAGGCTCTTGTTTATTTTGCTTGAATCTAAAATGGGTTTCAAAGGTTCGGTTAATGTTCAAAATATTCGAAATCACAATCACATTAGCAATGTTGTCACCTAATTAAGACTATACCTCTTAATCAGGTCGAGGATCTTCTCTAGCATAGATGTGTAATTAACAACATCAAAAGGTTAGAGTTCTTTTACTTTCCTGAATCAAACATTCTCATCTTCCTTTGTGTCTGCTTATACATCTGTATGATCCTTGAATCTATATAGCTTACTAATGGCTGAGGAGACCGTTCATCTGCCTGATTCACCATATGTAAACAGATCATGGAGAAGGATATCTACTAGAAAACTGAGTTTCTTATACACTGAAGAGAAGATTCTCCCTAACTATCTCAAATCTACTGGTTCTTGTCATGACGTCTGCAAGTACGGAACAAAACAACATGAAGCTCAAGACATGTCTACTACAGTTTCACCTCTCAAAAGAGTTAACAGAAGCTTTTCTGGCACTCTAAGCTTTGATTCACCTTTAAAGAAGAAGAAGGCATTGACCAAATCGGTGTTGAATCCTTCTCTTGGCTCTGGTAAGACAAAGAAGACGACTTTACATGACTCTTTCAAAACGATTGGTGTGTCAAGGAGAAGAGAGTTAGAGATGGTTGAACATAACAAGCGTGTCACTGCTTTGAAGCTGAAGTCTGTTGCACAAACAGCAGCCATAGCTCTTCGTCGCAGTACTATTAATAGAAAGAAGACTAATGGTGGTTCTGAAGCCGAAGAACCAAAGAAAGAAGTTGTGTCTTCAAAACGGTGTTCCAGTAGCTTGAAGACAAAGAAGGAGAGTAATGTTACTCTAGTGGATGAGACGTGTAAAGACTTGGCTGAGGAGAAAACTCTCTACGTTATCAAGATGAGGACAGAGAATGAGACTGTCGAATCTGATGATCAGAACCAAAGGTGTGTCATGGATTCGCCTACTGATGATCCAAAGAGCCAAGAGGAAGGTGAGTGTATTGTCACTGAAGCTGATGATGAATCTTCTCAAGAAGAGGAAGATGAGAACATGTCATTCTCTGAAGATAAGAACGCACCAAGGCAAGCAAAAAGCAAAGCCCTCTCTGTAAATAGCAAGTCAATGAGACTGAGATTCAAACGAGGAAAGTTTAGTGATGTTGGATCACAAGACAACACTCCAAGAAAACTCAAATTCAAGAGAAGTAAAATCGTTACCAGAGCTGACACAACCACAAAATCTAGTGTTCGAAGAAGCATAAACACCAGAGGAACCAACATAAGCAACGAAAAGGAAGAGGAACAGAAAGCCAGATCGTTGAAAGTTGTCCTGAAACACCAAGGGATGACACAGAAGAAGAGAGACTCAAGAGTGTTGTTGTTCAACAAGGTGATCAAGAAAACAGCTAATAAGCTTGTGGAGACTCGCAAAAGTAAAGTCAAGGCTTTAGTTGGTGCTTTTGAGTCTGTCATATCTCTCCAAGAAAAAGAAAAACTCCTATCCAACAGCATAACACTCAAAAGTGATTATTCTCGGACCATCCACTAAGACCATCTCCATCCATGCTCCATAATTTACTCCAAAAATGGAGTGAAAAATGGAATAAGAACAAAACGGAGTGATTTTTTATTTTTTGTTTTAATTCCATTTTCCAAGTAAATTATGGAGTGGAGATAGAGATGCCCTAACTACTACTATATAATCTGTTTTTTCTTTATGTATGTATGTAAACATTGGTAAACATGTATAAGATTGTAATTACTCACAAGATGTTATACAATTTATGAGTGTTATAAAGAGTTTTCACAAATCTTTTGATTGCATACATGATAAAAGTTAGAAAAGGGTTATTGTTTAATATTCTGTAACTATGGGTTGCAAACTATGAGTTACATAAAACTAGGTACTGAAAAAGATAATACAAAACCGGGCCCAACGCCATGCCGTTCTTTAAAGCCATTGACCATCCAGATTCTATAGCAAACGTGTCACATTCCTATTGGTTAACTGTCTCTTACTTCATCATAGGCTGTCAGACCAGCATTATTGCAGGTTTCTAAGATGGTTTTAGGAAGAAAAGTAGTAAACGGGTCCCACCATTTTAGAAAAAACCGATAACAAAAGTTGCGTAAGAGCGACCGATTTTTGCATGTTTCTTGTACCGTTTGCAGATCCCACGTACACGTGGCGTTCTGCGATTAGTTACTTTTTTTTAATTTTTTTTAATTTTTTTTAAATCAGATAAAAAAAAAAAATTAAGAAACCCAAAAACAAGTTTACGGATAATCCTGCTCTCGGTTTACCATTCCTTTTCTTAATTTAATTTTCCTTCTTCTGCAACATGGAGTAAACAAAACAAAAAAAAAAATCAAAGCTTTGAGATTTCTTTCATTACTGATTTTGTGCTTTTGAACCTTCAAATTGTCCTAATTTTAGGTGGAACAGTATTATGTTATGGAATGATATATTATTGACAATGAGAATGTACAATACTTATACACAAAGGAGAATCTATATGTAAGGAAGTACTATATGCACGGATTGATTATTGGGATTGCGTCTTGGGACTGAAGTATGTCTTGATACTCTTTCCATATCTTATAAGCAGAAGTCATTTCTAGTAACCTTCATGTTAGTAGCAATCTTTCGAAGTAAACCGTTTTTTTCTGGTAAAGCTCTTAGAGCACGTTTATTGCAGGTCTCTTAGGTTGGGGTTCTTAACGTAATATAAGATACGGTCTCTTAGTTTTTTTCTCTTATATATATATATCTCTTATTTAAGAGACGTCTCTTAGTTTTTTTAGTTAAAAGCTAAGAGACCGTATCTTATATTACGATAAGAACCTCATCCTAAGAAACCTGCAATAAACATGCTCTTACCTTCTCTTCTAAAGGTTTGTTGTTTGTGGCGTTTCTATATGGTTTAGGGTATGGATTCACTAGATTTTTCAAGTCATCTGTTGTTATAGATCTCTAATTGTGATTTTCTATTGATCTCAACAGATGAATCTCTTATTACTCATTCTGCAGTGGAAACCCCTCTTTGTGTTTTCCTCATGTAACTGAAAACAACAAAGAGAATGATTCTACCAAAGCAGTACCGTTGCACACACTCCCCAAACATCTAAACTGGAACCCGAAGCTAGTCGTAGCGCTCTCCTGCGTATGCAAATGGTTCGACGATTTTGCCAAACGAGTTCTCTAGAAAGAGTTCTACAAAACACGCTCTCCAAGAATGATGCTCGATCTCCAGTCCAGCGGCAGCCACTGCATCGACGGCAACTGGCGAGAGCACTCGGCAAGCTCCTCATTTACTGGTCGGGGTGCAAGCAAGGCGCGGCGGCTTTTTCAGCAGCTCGGTTCGAATCCTTAATGGGCAATCTCATAGAGAAGAAACAAGGTATTCTACAAAACCTACTCTCTTACTTAGTTACTTAGGCATGCAGGTTCAGATAGTTTGGTTTTCGGTTAGCTCAGATCAGCTTAAATCTTACCGAATTAATCCAAAATAAAGTTCGGTTTGGTATTTGGTTAGTTCGGTTTTGAAAATGTTACCAAGTTTTTGATTTCGGTTATATTTTGATTTAATTTTATTAAAATTTCAGATAAATTCGATTAATTCCGGTTAGTTCATTTTGAAATTTGGTTATTTCTGTTCAGATTTTTGGTATGGTTTGTGTGTTTTTTTTAATGAAAACAGAACTTCTAACCAAAATTTTTGGTTCGGTTTGGTTCAAAATCCCAACCTACTCTTACTGGTATACAACAAGACGAGCTTCTTTCACCTGACAACAATCATAAAACTTGTTATTTTTTTGCAGACAATGGCCTTGCTAAAGAAAACGTATTTGAAAAGGAGACATTCTTTGTTGGGTGGAAGTGAAAATGGAACTTCCTCTCAAAAACGACTAACAAATTCGAATCAATGTAACATTGATGTGTGAAAACATCTGTAAATTTGACAATTTGTGTAATTCTGCTAAGTGAACCGCATCTCTAGAGATTCATTCACATAAAGGATTTTGAGACATCAGCACTTATATAACTCACATTGACATAAAAAAAAATTGTTTTAACATTGTGTTCTGTCACAAGTGAGTCACTCGAAGTTCTGTACTAAAAAGTATGAAACTTGTTGAGCTTCAAAAGGTAGTCTATTTTGAGAAAGCTTCTTCTTCTTTTCCAGCATCTGCTGTTCCTGACTCAATCTTCTTGAAAATGAGCTTTTGCTGAGGTAACTGACCATTAGAGAACGCTGTGACCTCCGTATCAATCAAAATGCCATCTTCTTCCTTGAAATCCCCTCTCAAGATACCTTTTGCCAGCTCGTTCTCAATGTTCTGCTGTATCACACGCTTCACAGGTCTAGCTCCGTAGTTAGGATCGTACCCAAGGCTCCCAAGAAGATCCACCGCCGCATCTGTGACCTCTATCTTCATCTTCCTGTCCGCAATCCTCTTCTGGACACGAGCAAGCTGTAACCGGACAATGCTGTTGATCTGGTCGCGGTCAAGAGGCTGGAAAACTATATACTCATCAACCCTGTTCATAAACTCAGGACGAAAGATCGATCTTGCAGCATCCATAACCCTTTGTTTAATTGTCTCATAAGCTAACTCCTTCGCATCATCATCAGTGTTGTTCAGGATAAACTGCGAACCAACGTTCGATGTCATGATAATAACCGTATTGGTGAAACTCACCGTACGTCCCTGAGAGTCAGTAACCCTCCCATCGTCCAAGATTTGGAGAAATACATTGAACACATCCCCGTGAGCTTTCTCAATCTCGTCGAAGAGGATGACCGAGTAAGGCCTTCTTCTAACGGTCTCCGTTAACTGCCCTCCTTCCTCGTAGCCGACGTATCCGGGAGGAGCTCCGATGAGCCTCGACACGGCGTGTTTCTCCATGTACTCGCTCATGTCGATTCTCACCAGAGCTTCCTCCGTGTTGAAGAGGTAAGACGCGAGGGCCTTAGCCAGCTCGGTTTTACCAACACCTGTCGGTCCCATGAACATGAAGGAAGCTATCGGACGGCCAGGATCAGAGAGACCAGCTCTCGACCGTTGGATCGCTTCGGCTACTGCAGTCACCGCAGGGTTCTGACCCACTACACGCTTATGCAGCTCTTCTTCCAAATGTAAGAGTTTATCTCTCTCTGACTGTTGGAGCTTGGAGACAGGTATGCCAGTCCATTTACTCACGATCTCAGCTATGTCGCTACCCAACACCTCTTCTCTAAACATCGACTTGCCAGAGCCTAAGTACTCGTCAAGCTCCTTCTCAGCTTCGTTTAGCTGACGCTGCAAAGAGTTTAAGCTTCCGTATTTGAGCTCTGCTGCGCGGTTTAGATCGTACTCGCGTTCGGCTTGCTGGATCTCGAGGTTTACTCTGTCGATCTCTTCTTTGATGGACTGGAGACGGGACATGACGGACCTCTCGTGCTCCCACTGTTGTGTTAGCTCGGCTTGCTTCTCCTTTAGTGATAATAGCTCGGTTTCGATCCGGCTCAGCCTTTCTCTGGAAGCTTTGTCTGTGTCGTTGGTTAGTGATAGTCTCTCCATTTCGAGCTTAATCACTGCGCGGTCGAGCTCGTCGAGAGCTGTGGGTTTTGATGTGATCTCCATTTTTAGTTTGGCTGCTGCTTCATCGACCAAGTCAATTGCTGGAAAACCAATTAACAAAATCAGTTACAAAAACCAATTAACAGAGAGTTCGTAACACAGTCTGTTAATGAAGACATGATAAGATAAAACCAAAAAACCAAACTGAAAATTGAGGTTAGGTTCGGGTTTGGATCCTATCAATTATCCGAACAGATTCTATATCTCTGATATTAGCTATATTTAGTTTCAGATTAATCAAATAATTTAAAAATATTATTTAGAAACCAAAATATCTAAAAAATTGAATTACTAGAATATTTTTAATACGAAATAATTAAAATTATTTGAATTATCCAAATATTTGTCCGTAAAACCCAAATAAATCTGATATTTAATTCGAAAAACCTGAATTTTCTGACATTAACCCTAATTAACCAAGGAACCGGAACTGAACTTCGGATACTAACCGGTTCCTAATTTTATTACCCGCATCTAAACCAAACTTTCTAAATACCCGAAAAGATCCTAAACCTCTAGCACCAAACCGAAACGAACAGAATGCCCATGGCTAATATAATATGGTAGCAAAAAAGTACTATCAACCGTTTACCTTTGTCAGGTAAAAACCGGCCACTGATATAACGGTCGGAGAGAATTGCAGCTTCCACTAGAGCGCTGTCCGAGATGCGAACTCCGTGATGAAGCTCATACCTTTCTCTCAAACCACGGAGAATTGAAACCGTGTCTTCAACGGTGGGTTGATCGACATAAACCTGTTGAAACCTACGTTCCAAGGCTGGATCTTTCTCTATGTACTTCCTGTACTCATCAAGCGTTGTTGCACCTATACATCTTAGCTCGCCTCGACCAAGCATCGGCTTTAGTAGATTACCAGCATCCATTGCACCATTCGTGGCACCTTAAAGAATGAAAAAACAAAACAAAACAAACTTATTTCAAAACCATTGCAAGAACAAACTGTTCGCATACAATCAAAAGATCATAGCATACCTGCACCAACAACTGTGTGGATCTCATCGATGAACAAAATGATTTGGCCTTCTGAGTCTGTGACTTCCTTGAGAACAGCCTTTAGTCTATCTTCGAACTCTCCTCGATACTTTGCTCCAGCTATAAGCGCACCCATATCTAGAGATATCAACTGAAAAGAAACCAAAAGACTATTGAGACACCTGTAAGAAAAAAAGTTTGGTTTTTATTGTTGAATTTGAATACCTTTCTATTCATCAAAGCTTGAGGTACATCTCCTTGCACAATCCTCTGAGCAAGTCTGTTTCAAAAATTGGAATCAGCATTACCTAGACATAAGCTTAAGTATCTGATAACTTAGTGTTTTTTTATCACAGTTTTACCCTTCTGAAATTGCGGTTTTACCAACACCAGGTTCACCAATCAACACAGGGTTGTTCTTAGTCCTCCTGGATAGAATCTGAATGCATCTACGGATCTCATCATCTCTTCCAATCACAGGATCAAGCTTTCCTTCTCTCGCCATTGCTGTCAAGTCTTTTCCGTACTTCTCCAACGCCTCATACTTACCTTCCGGATCTGTGTCAACACAAAACATTTAAGTCTCTTACCACATTAAAACACATTGCTAGTGAGATTATCACCAACCTTGGTCAATGACTGATTGTTTCCCTCTAATGGACTCAATAGCAGCTTTCAAACTCTTCTCAGATATCTGAAAATCCTTAAACAACTGTTTACCAAACCGCTTGTCTTGAGCAAAAGCAAGAACCAAATGCTCCACCGAGACGTAAGAGTCTCCCAAGTCTTTCTTATACTTTCTTGCTCTCTCAAACAGACCTTCAAGATCACGTCCCAACATCGAACCAGCAGATTCTCCATACACCTGAAAGTCGCTAGCTAAATTCACACTAGCCTCCAAAAACATTTAAAGAGACATTGTTTGTTACCTTTGGTTGGCGTTGAATGAACTTCTCTGTCGCTTCTAGAACCTTAGTGTTATCCACACCGATCTTAGAGAAGATCCTCCGAGCTAAACCGTTCTTCTGCTCCAAGAGAGCTTTCATCAAATGCTCTGTCTCCACAATCTGCTGCTTATTCTCTTTAGCCACGTCTGGTGACGAAACTATCGATTGCCACGCCATCTCTGTGAACTCTTGCTGTGTCAGCTGTAACAACCAAACAAACAGAGTGTTCACCTTTACAGTAGAATCAAAACTCAAAGTTTGAGACTTTACCCTTCCGTTGGAAGAAGCTTCGCATCGGACGACGAACGGCCGATGCTCGAGCCTCCGCGTGAGCCTCGCGCTGTGCTTCAGTTTCAGTGATTTGAAGGAATTGGGCTTCGCCGGAAAAGCAACGGAAGGTTGGAGATGGGAGAAAGTAGAAACCTTTCGGGATTCCGATCCTACGCCGATCACACCACTAAACGCCGACGTAGCAGTCGTCGCCATTTGGTCGGAGATATTAAAAACGGCAAACTGTTCAGATAGGAGGATGTGAGACAACAGGCGGTTTAGTAAGAATTCGCCGAAACGGCGAGGTGTTTACTTGAGAATTCAGCAAAGGTAACGCTTTTTGTTATTTTTCTTCCGTCTTCGCGTGGTTTGGCGAGGAAGGTGGTGATAAGAAGGGTGGAAGGTGCTAAACGACGCCGGAGGCTTCGTGAACCTCGCGGGATGAGGTGCGCATCTACGCACGTAGTCCTTCTTCTGACACGTGTTCCATCACGGAAATATATGACTTTTTTCCATGTAGACATAATATTAAGTTGGGCTAAGGAGGTCGGCCCATGAAGACTGTAAAGAGAATTTAAAAAAAACGTAAATCACTTGCAGTTACAGAGCGTGTATTGTACGCTCCAATAGAAAAGCCACGTTTAGTCCTACTCACTGATAAGTAGCTCATGGAGCGCGTCAGAACTGTATTTCCTTTTAGTATACATTTTTATATATTTTTGTTGTTTGACAAAAAAAAAAAAATTATTTTTGTTTAAAATATAAATCTTTCATTGCTCATGAAAAAAGAAGAATGAGGTTTATGATGTGCTCGAGAGAAGAATAAGCCAATAAGATTTTGTAAATTCACTTGTTATGCCGTTGTGTTTTAATGACTCACTCTAATGTGCAAGTTTTAAATGTTATCTAATGATTCCACGGGTGTTACGAATCAGAATTACATTTGAAGCCAAACCTCAAGCTATCAAAAAGCCAATCTTGTCACACAATAAAAACTACAAGAAGAGAAAAAAAAAGAAAGAAGATTACATTTCTAAATTTATCTTGTATAACCTTCACAGATTACATTGCAAATCTCACAGCTTCACACGTTTATGAAGCTAAGAAAGAAGATACACTTCTAAAGAGAAAAGTCTTATGATCCCCATACCAACCTAAAATGATATAATAAGAAATGTGGATCAATTGCAACAAGCGTATAATTGTTCTTCAACTGGTCTTTCTAGTCATGACCCCTTAATAACCAAAAACAAATCAAATCTTTTTCTATTCTTATGAAAGATTCAAGAACTGGACTTTCCAATTGAAACCGAAAGAATTTCAAAAAGGGTACCATCTATTTTACATAAAGAATGAATCTTTATCTCTTATCTTTCTCTTTCTCTTATGCAGCAGTTTCCCCTTTAGCTGCAACAAGCTTCTTATGTATATGGGCAAACTAATACTTCTGAATCTTTAGAGTGAGTAAAACCTGCAGTGCTCCTGTTTTGTCTCTTTACTTTCTAGTATCTTCCCTCTGTCTTCTACACCCGCAGTACGTTTAATATCTATCTGAAAGTTTCCGTTTTCACTACTCCAAGATGTGACAGTTCCTGATGAAGTCATTGGAGTAGTTAACGTATTTTGTCCAGAACGGCCGGAGATGCTCAAAGCCAATCTCCAGCCACGGCTTCGATTGCCCATTGTAATGGATCACCGCAGCTTTCCTGACATTTTCTATGTCAGTCTTGTTCTGATATCCTAATCCTAGCATATGCCATGACGAGTCTATTACGTGAACATGACCCTTAAACGCGATTAGAGCAGGAGGCAAGGTTCCAAGCTTCCACATTGCCAGATTCAACCTTAGATTCTGCGCAAAAAACAAAACCAAACAGAGTAAAAGAGTGAGGTAACTCTGCTAAAGAGTGTAGGCTTCTTTAATAGTTTACCTCTCTAAGCCAAGAGTGATACGTTTCTCTGATATTTGTCTTCCTCCAAGCTTTTAGATCGAAGACATTCATACCATACGCCCAAGCGCATTCTTCAGGGTCTAAATGCTTTGCAATGAGCGGGTGAGAGAAGTTGAAGTAGTTCCTTAGACGCTTTGACATCACCCATTCATCATCACCCCGGCAAGTTTCTACTGCTCCATTGACCTTACCACCAAGATCAAGGTCCCAAAGCGGAGCTAAGTCTCTCTGTACTACTATATCATCGTCTAAGAAGACAACCTTGTCCAAGTTTGGGAAAAGCTATAACAAAAAGATAAAGAGAGAGAGGAAATTAGCATATGATTTTAAGAGAAGATTAGCATATAGCACTAGTCCTGTGTATATTATCTGAAACCGGAAAACTGAAACAGGATCGAAATTTACAAAAACTTGGAACGGTTCCCATTTTTCTAAACTTGAAAACGAAACCGAACCGGAACCAAACAGATACATGAATATTCAAAATATAATTAAATATTAATTATTTTAAAAAATTGTATATATAAAGTATAATATTTAAATAAAAGATATCCAAAAACACCCGAATTACTTGAATATTTTTCGGGTTTTCCGGGTTCAACTTGGGTTTTCGTGGTTTTTCCTTTTTTGGCTTTAAATCCGAACCAACTCCGAACTATTTCTAATTTAATTCCACTTTGGATTTTATAAAAAATAGAAATCCGAACCAAACCGACATAACCCAAACCGACCCGAACCGAATGCCTCACTATATAGCACAGTTGAAAGCTGAACAATGGAGGGGGGGCATAAGATTACCTCCGGTATATATATCCTAAGATGGTTTAGCAAAGATATGTATTTTGGACTTCTAGACTGCAACTTCGAAGCAAATCTTCTCGGAGTTGTCTCAGTAAGGTTTGCCCCAGCGACATGATTCCCATGGTAATAGTTCCTAACACCATTATGCCTCTCAGCAGCTTCCAGAACCGGAACATTCTCTTTCGTCAACCAATCAAACTGATGAACGCCTTTCACTTCCACAATAGCAGGCGCAACACTATTAAGCGCAAACCAAGAATGCATACCAGCATAAGTTTTCTTGTCCGTGATGATGTGAAAGACGATTTTCTCCGGGGTTGAAGACGACTGCACGGCGGAGGAGACCACGACGGATGCGGCGAGTATATTGTCGGTGGAGAGGATGAAATGGTGGTAAGAGTTGTTCAAGAGAAGAGGGAGAAGCTCTGGCGATGGGAGCTGACGCCGAGCGTGAGCGTTGGATGAGTATTCGTCTGTTAGTTTTAGTGAGAGACAGTGGATGCCTTTGGGGATGGAGCTCGCTGCGAAGTGCTTGTTCGTGAGTTCGGCGAATTTGGATTCTCTGATGTCTCGTTCGAACTTCTCCATCTGTTTTTAAGACAAGAGATAAACAAATCACATTAAGATAATGTTCTTTTAGTTTAGATGGCTAGCTTTAGAGAAAGAACGTACGTACCATGGCTCGTAAGACAAGAGCAAAGGTTTTTGCATCGTAGCGGTTGTTCTTTATATCGGAAATAAGATGGCGAAATGAATCTGGAAGTTTTAAACCATGTGGAATCTCTTGAGTGCTTACTTCGTTTAGGATTGTGTAGAAGTCTCTAGCTAGTCTCTGCAGTAAGAGAACACAAAGAAGAAGAAAAAGAACATGAAAAAGTAGTGAAAAAATAGCAGAGATGAAAGAAAGTAACAACTCACCTCTGAATCATCTACTCTACCAAGAAGGCGTGGACCTAACCGCCTCCCTAAACAATCTGAAAAAGTAAGAAGAAATAAAAGAGAAACTTAAACAAGAGCATCACAAGGGCGCTGGGTTAGAAAAAAACACCAATCTAGAATGGAGAAACTCAGGCAAATGAAATGAACATCCTAAACCATAACATATGAATGTCTAAACCTAGTAAGGAGGATGAATCTGTAGTTTTAACTCCATACAAATAAAAGATCCTACAAAATTAATGTATAAAATGTGAGAAAATAGATAGTGGCATTATATCTAACAGCTAACATGTAAAAGATCATTAGTGGGGGACCTAACAAGAAAAATCCAAAAATGCTCAACTGAACACTAAAAGTCCCATGCTCAAAAATGCACATTCTTGAGACACTGAACACCAAAAAGATGCTAACTTTTTTGTCAACCTGCCAAAGTCCAGCTGATAAAGAATATCACAATCATTGCACGAAACAAAATATATAATCCTAAATTAATCTTCTTTTTTTTTTATCAAATATAATCTAAATTAATCTAATCCAGATAAAAAAAACTAGTAAAGACAAAGAACACAACACAATCAGAAACTATAGATTCAGTGAAGACGAAGAAATGATCAAAAGAGGTTTTTTTTTTTTTTTTTTATTACCAACACAATCTAATCCAGATAAAAAAAAACAGTAAAGACAAAGAACACAACACAATCAGAGCGGTTAAGATGAAGACGAAGGAAGGAACAAAAGAGGTTTTTTTTTTTTGTTACCAATGGAGGAGCACTTGTTGGCACCTTCGAGGGTAACAAGAGCGGTTAAGATGAAGACGAAAGGCAACAAGAAGGCGAGGATCAAGATGGTGTGGAAGAGAGTGCGGTAAGAGATGTGGCGAGCTGCGAGTTTGATCTTCATCAAGTCAGAAGTAGTAAACTCATTGCTGCTGCTCGATATCGTGATGCTTCTCATGCTAGGCGATACGTGAAGCTGCATCCTTTTTTGTAATTCCTATCAATCCCAATCCCAACATCAGATCCGCCGATCAGATTCTCCAACTATCCTCCAAACCCGTCTCTGTTTGGCTCCTTGTCCTTATTCTTTGTGGTCTTCTCGTAGACCGCCGCATTGGTGTTTTCCGACCACCAGTGTAAGAGATACGAATTTGAGATTCCCGCCACCTCCTCCTCTGGGAGATTGCTTTAAACCGAAATTGAGTACGAGAATTTAAATGGGTTTGCTGCAAAATCACGTCTTGAGCAGACCTTGACAGAGATCAAGATTCGAAATCAAAG
This genomic interval from Brassica oleracea var. oleracea cultivar TO1000 chromosome C2, BOL, whole genome shotgun sequence contains the following:
- the LOC106323191 gene encoding uncharacterized protein LOC106323191; this translates as MAEETVHLPDSPYVNRSWRRISTRKLSFLYTEEKILPNYLKSTGSCHDVCKYGTKQHEAQDMSTTVSPLKRVNRSFSGTLSFDSPLKKKKALTKSVLNPSLGSGKTKKTTLHDSFKTIGVSRRRELEMVEHNKRVTALKLKSVAQTAAIALRRSTINRKKTNGGSEAEEPKKEVVSSKRCSSSLKTKKESNVTLVDETCKDLAEEKTLYVIKMRTENETVESDDQNQRCVMDSPTDDPKSQEEGECIVTEADDESSQEEEDENMSFSEDKNAPRQAKSKALSVNSKSMRLRFKRGKFSDVGSQDNTPRKLKFKRSKIVTRADTTTKSSVRRSINTRGTNISNEKEEEQKARSLKVVLKHQGMTQKKRDSRVLLFNKVIKKTANKLVETRKSKVKALVGAFESVISLQEKEKLLSNSITLKSDYSRTIH
- the LOC106327049 gene encoding chaperone protein ClpB3, chloroplastic, with amino-acid sequence MATTATSAFSGVIGVGSESRKVSTFSHLQPSVAFPAKPNSFKSLKLKHSARLTRRLEHRPFVVRCEASSNGRLTQQEFTEMAWQSIVSSPDVAKENKQQIVETEHLMKALLEQKNGLARRIFSKIGVDNTKVLEATEKFIQRQPKVYGESAGSMLGRDLEGLFERARKYKKDLGDSYVSVEHLVLAFAQDKRFGKQLFKDFQISEKSLKAAIESIRGKQSVIDQDPEGKYEALEKYGKDLTAMAREGKLDPVIGRDDEIRRCIQILSRRTKNNPVLIGEPGVGKTAISEGLAQRIVQGDVPQALMNRKLISLDMGALIAGAKYRGEFEDRLKAVLKEVTDSEGQIILFIDEIHTVVGAGATNGAMDAGNLLKPMLGRGELRCIGATTLDEYRKYIEKDPALERRFQQVYVDQPTVEDTVSILRGLRERYELHHGVRISDSALVEAAILSDRYISGRFLPDKAIDLVDEAAAKLKMEITSKPTALDELDRAVIKLEMERLSLTNDTDKASRERLSRIETELLSLKEKQAELTQQWEHERSVMSRLQSIKEEIDRVNLEIQQAEREYDLNRAAELKYGSLNSLQRQLNEAEKELDEYLGSGKSMFREEVLGSDIAEIVSKWTGIPVSKLQQSERDKLLHLEEELHKRVVGQNPAVTAVAEAIQRSRAGLSDPGRPIASFMFMGPTGVGKTELAKALASYLFNTEEALVRIDMSEYMEKHAVSRLIGAPPGYVGYEEGGQLTETVRRRPYSVILFDEIEKAHGDVFNVFLQILDDGRVTDSQGRTVSFTNTVIIMTSNVGSQFILNNTDDDAKELAYETIKQRVMDAARSIFRPEFMNRVDEYIVFQPLDRDQINSIVRLQLARVQKRIADRKMKIEVTDAAVDLLGSLGYDPNYGARPVKRVIQQNIENELAKGILRGDFKEEDGILIDTEVTAFSNGQLPQQKLIFKKIESGTADAGKEEEAFSK
- the LOC106322558 gene encoding probable galacturonosyltransferase 14, which codes for MQLHVSPSMRSITISSSSNEFTTSDLMKIKLAARHISYRTLFHTILILAFLLPFVFILTALVTLEGANKCSSIDCLGRRLGPRLLGRVDDSERLARDFYTILNEVSTQEIPHGLKLPDSFRHLISDIKNNRYDAKTFALVLRAMMEKFERDIRESKFAELTNKHFAASSIPKGIHCLSLKLTDEYSSNAHARRQLPSPELLPLLLNNSYHHFILSTDNILAASVVVSSAVQSSSTPEKIVFHIITDKKTYAGMHSWFALNSVAPAIVEVKGVHQFDWLTKENVPVLEAAERHNGVRNYYHGNHVAGANLTETTPRRFASKLQSRSPKYISLLNHLRIYIPELFPNLDKVVFLDDDIVVQRDLAPLWDLDLGGKVNGAVETCRGDDEWVMSKRLRNYFNFSHPLIAKHLDPEECAWAYGMNVFDLKAWRKTNIRETYHSWLRENLRLNLAMWKLGTLPPALIAFKGHVHVIDSSWHMLGLGYQNKTDIENVRKAAVIHYNGQSKPWLEIGFEHLRPFWTKYVNYSNDFIRNCHILE